In the genome of Notamacropus eugenii isolate mMacEug1 chromosome 5, mMacEug1.pri_v2, whole genome shotgun sequence, one region contains:
- the LOC140508635 gene encoding vomeronasal type-1 receptor 1-like — translation MTSNHMVLGLLFVLQIGFGVLGNSFLLGLYTIIFFIGPRLRPIDFLLSHLAFVNDLVLLSKGIPQTTTALGLNNFLDDVGCKLVFYLHRVARGLSLFTTCFLSVCQAITLSLSHFRWAEIKARIPKCIIPFCFFCWTFHLLIYRYSLLNIKGPMGIKNITEGNDLIYCSTTFDSSFTVTMYAFIYSLPDIFCVGIMLGTSGYMVFVLYRHHQRVQYIHGNDITSGSSPEKRATQTILVLVSMFVSFYSLNSILALHMYLGRPNSWLIHISAFLAACFPACSPFVLIVSDSQVSKYSMVLWNGMKLPVQ, via the coding sequence atgacttctaATCACATGGTATTGGGCCTTCTTTTTGTGTTACAGATTGGATTTGGGGTCTTGGGGAACTCCTTCCTCCTGGGCCTTTACACCATCATCTTCTTCATTGGGCCCAGGCTGAGACCCATagacttccttctctctcacttgGCATTTGTCAATGACTTGGTGCTTCTTTCCAAAGGGATCCCTCAGACTACAACTGCTTTGGGACTCAACAATTTCTTGGATGATGTGGGATGTAAACTTGTGTTTTACTTGCACCGAGTGGCCCGGGGACTTTCTCTCTTCACCACCTGCTTTCTTAGTGTCTGCCAAGCCATCACATTAAGTCTTAGTCATTTCAGGTGGGCAGAAATCAAAGCCAGAATCCCAAAGTGCATTATCCCATTCTGTTTCTTTTGCTGGACTTTTCATCTGCTGATATATCGCTATTCACTTTTAAATATCAAAGGCCCAATGGGAATCAAAAACATCACTGAAGGAAATGATCTCATTTACTGTTCTACTACATTTGATAGTTCCTTTACTGTTACAATGTACGCATTCATATATTCCCTTCCTGATATTTTCTGTGTAGGAATTATGTTAGGAACCAGCGGATATATGGTTTTTGTCTTGTACAGACACCACCAGAGAGTGCAATATATTCATGGCAATGATATTACATCAGGTAGCTCCCCTGAGAAAAGAGCCACCCAAACCATACTGGTGTTGGTTAGCATGTTTGTCTCTTTTTACTCTCTGAATTCCATTTTAGCATTGCATATGTATTTGGGGAGGCCAAACTCCTGGCTGATTCACATCTCTGCCTTCTTAGCTGCCTGCTTTCCAGCCTGTAGCCCCTTTGTTTTAATTGTCAGTGACTCTCAAGTCTCCAAGTACTCTATGGTTCTGTGGAATGGAATGAAGCTTCCAGTTCaataa